CACAGAGAGGGAGATTAGGAAGAATCGAGAGAAAGAGGGGGAAATTAAGAGATAGATTAGagggaatttggagggagattgagaggattcaagagagggaaatgaaAGTAttgaattatcaattcaaatataACCTCTCTTCCTCAGCTTATATATCTACTAGCCTATAGCCTCCCATGCACCCATGTGTAATATAAAAATAGCCTAATTGCCTATTAGTTAAGGACAAAGCCTTATAACATAAAacaggaaaaggaaaatacaattattgtataataCATGTAAACTcctattattatatttactaatctatccttggggtcatgataATTCCCCTCTCTTTAAGAGAgtttttgtccccaagaactaCAACAATTGGCCACTACTCTTATCCAATACCAGCCTTCTCTGTTTGTTTTAttcccctttctttctttctcttccgaggccttttcttctttgttcttaggtttccaagatCAATCCCAGGTGTAATTTGGCCTAGAATTTCAAATAGAGGCAACTGGATTGGCCTCACAAACTTCAGATTCAAATCTGTGAGTGCTTGATGGAAGAGCAGACCGAAGGTGTTGAAGGTGTTTGCCCCTGGGCAAGCCTTTCACTTGAAAGAGGCAAAGGGAAGACAAATTCAATCTTGGATGGATCATTAGCTGACTTAATTCCTACTCGAAGATGTGAATGTAGCTCATTAATTGTCTTCCCTTCAACGTGACCACTCAAAATTGTCAATTTCGACTGCTCAAATATCAAAAAGCCAGTTTCTTTTTCTAGTCTTTCTTCTGTCCAAAAACAGAGAGCAAATACCACTATCGTCTTCCTTCTGCTAGTTGCCATGGCCACTGGGACTATTGCTACCGATGCTGCTCCCTCAGTTACTGCTGCCGATGCTGCTCCCTTAGTTACTGCTGCCGATGCTGCTCCGGTCATAACTCCAGCATCCGGTTCTCAATGCGGTGCCTGTAGGTTCTTGAGAAGAAGATGCATCCAAGGGTGTGTCTTTGCCCTTTACTTCATCCATGAACAAGAACCTACTTCTTTTGCAACTATCAACACGATTTTTGGTGCTAGAAATACCTCTAAGCTCCTGGCCGGCCTTCTAGTAAGTGATCGTTATGCGGCTGCCATTACACTCTCATATGAAGCTCAAACTAAGCTTCAAGATCCCATTTATGGCTATTTATCCGAAATTTTTTCCTCCAACAGCAGGTATgacgaaccactataaatccttgtgttctctTGTACTTGTAtactttgtttatttatttttttcaagcatctctatattcctcacttgattcatatatttagccttttattgaaaaagatttcatatttttcaatcttgtgTTCTCCACTGTCAAGACGAGATGTCTTTATatggttgatacctcatcgtgtcATTTCAAGATCTTGAGATTTAACGAAGTCGTGATCTTCATAGACATCTCCTTTTCATCAAAAGATTTATCCTTAAATCTTTTTGAGTTTCTGGACTTAATTTGCTAATTATGTGTGATTTTTAGGTTAATAATCTGCAAGTTTATCTAGCATTTTTGAAGGAGTTTGTAGACTCTTGTGCAAACtttcaaaatgttcaaaattggtttcactcAGAAACCAATTCAAACTCTTTTTCAGAACTCGATCTGAGCTTCATAGGTAATTATGGTTTCCAAGAAGCTAATTTTCAACATGATCCAAACCCTATCTGGGGTTCTGAAAACCCAATCATCCCAGAAGAAAACATCGATGAATTTGGATCCGTTGTGTTCGGCAATTATCATTATCACTAACCATTGGCAAAATCCAAAGCTATCGTGGGagaaatagatttttttttttttaactttttgtatGATTTATTAAGCTACAATTATGAGAATTGGGTTGAAGGCCTTTTCCAAGTTGttgttctcattttcttttattttatttattatacattaatttattttaagatacAAAATTCgtaaattatcatatatatatatatgtgtgtgtgtgtgtatgcatatataCCTAAATACAGCCACTTCACAATCAGAGAGTCCAGGCGGCAGCAGGGATCTTCAGAATAGCGCGATCGGAACGGAAGAACTCTCGATAGCAGAACCACAACAGATGTAAGTGTTTGTTTGAATCGATTTCGGCTTTCTACTTTACCGGGAAGATCaaattcatctcttttcctttttggaTTCAGTCTCCTGCTGCATATTAAGTCCTTTGATCCTAGGGTTTTCACGACCTAACAAGAGAGATGAATTTGAATGGCTGTGTCCTTTCAAGATCCGTCGATTTCATTATTAATAAGCTTTGTGGTAAGAGATGAGCGTGTGATGTGATTCTGTTTAGGGTTCTGCACTCTCAGTGACAACCTGTTTGGGAGCATCCATGGTTCAATATTCCTGCATTGCTTTTGCCCAAGATTTCTGGAGAATATCCTATCCTTCCCTGCATCTCCTCTTGTGACTTGTAGTAACCACTAATCTCGTATCTACTGACACGAAAAGTTTATAATCAATCTTGTTACTCTGAATTTTCATCCAAATCAAAGTTACATCAGAGTTTTAGTGGTCGTCTCCCTGCTTTGCCCCTGCCTCCAGCTTTGGGTTGTGCGGGTTGCTATCAGTGAGCTAAAATTTATTACTTAGTTGTCTCTAAAATCCGCCTAATAGAGTGATATCTTACAGATCCTACTAAGTTTTAGCCACCCAATTCAACTAAGCAATTGTTCTGCCAGAAGAAATTACGTCCACCACAACTGTTCTAGAGAAATGTGGTTGTATTTTGATGCCCTTAAGGATGGTTCTAACATAGTTCCATGTTTTTATGGTTATGGTTATTTCAGATGATCGACGATCAAGACCTCGGCTTCTTTGCCAATTTTCTTGGCatctttatttttgtattggtgATTGCATATCATTTTGTGATGGCTGATCCAAAATATGAAGGCAACTAAGGTTTTCTTTCTGGTTTGTGAGGGTGATAGTGATGCCATGTGAGTTCAGTTTTGTGAAATGAGCTGGTTCATGCAAACTTAATTCCCTTGTTATACAGACATATGAGATTCTCACTTCTGAGCTTCTCTGTTTTGCTGTTACAATCTGAACTGTTTTATTATATACAGGCATGAGATTTTTGCCGTATATTTGTACCATGCTATGTACTACACCAACGAGCTCTCCCCTACACTTTCTCATATGATTGTTGTAGCctttatttgaattttggaatAGGAGTTTTTTCtggaatgaaaaatgaaaaaacaaaattaagtgTCTCATATATATTGAAAGATGTATGCAGTTTTACATGCATATGAAAagactctttttctttttccttccctcTCACATGTCCCAAGTCTCAGACTTGGGAGTTAGCTATGTGAAGGCATGTCTTACATTATGTAACCATTAGTAATGCTTCATAAAAATAAGGTTTTGGTTTTCATGTTttacgattcaaaatttttaaaatacaaaatcttataacccaaattcaaaatttttgaaagttttgagtGAGAAAGGCTGAGGGTGAACAGGGGACTGAACAGAtataatattctaattttaacaGGTTAAAcgtgttttatttgtattaataggTTTTTATTCGTGTTAACGTGTCGTGCCGTGTCGTGTATGTTTAATAAGTGGGTTACCGTGCCGTGTCGTGTGTGATTTGTTTAACTTGTTTATTAAACGGGTTACGCATGTCGTATCGTATAACCCGTTTAATAAACATGTTCGTGTTAGGGTTGAGGGTTTTGACACGATTAGTTAATCGTGTCGTGTTCGTGTTTGTCATAATCGTGTTATATGTGTGTctcgacacgacacgattaTGACCCGCCAACCTGTTTTGCCACTCCTAGCTCCGCCTTCAATAGTCGAACCTTCCGCTTTTCTTCCACAATTGAGGTCCCCTTCCTTGATCGAACAacacttttgaattttttcaagCTGAGGGCCACTCCTTCATCGGACTAATTGGAATTGAATTCGCCCGAATTCAATTCACTCCACCTAATGTTCACACCTACTGTAATTGATCGACTTAGTTGTTCGATCAATTCTACCGCTGCTTCTAGTTTCCATAGTTGTCTTCAAACTTCGAGAACCAACCTCCTTGCGTTGGACAACAGGTCAGACAACAGTCGTTGATTTCTGTCGAAAATTAATCAACAAGAAAATTGCCAAGGaatgatgctctgataccaattgtcgtgaacctagggttcatgatAGGTTTAAGAGGTAAATGGGGAGGAATTGAGAGAGTTAGATCTgaagaaatggaggaaaattaAGGAAGAACAACACATAAAGGGAGATTAGGAAGaatcgagagaaagagagggaaattaagagaaagattagagggaatttggagggagattgagaggatTCAATAGAGGGAAATGAAagtattcaattatcaattcaaacataaCCTCTCATCTTCaactgtggcttatatatatagcctacagcctcccacatgcacccatgtgcaatacaaaaATAGCCTAACTGCCTATTAGCTAAGGGTTAAGCCTTATaacagaaaacaagaaaaagaaattacaattattatataatacatgtaaactcctactattatatttactaatctatctTTGGGGTCATGACATTGTTGTATTATCTTAAATGCCATTATCTATGCAGTAATGAATGTGTACCACAACGTTCTAAAatgcgctaggcgctagtcgggtgCTAGActagggcctagcgcctaggacgcctaggcggggcctaggcaGACTGctgtgttttttttctttttaattttttaatataattttatgttattttcagataaaccaaaattaaaaattacaaataaaacttgtatatataaatcagaaacttatatatatttatataaaaacttatatatattatatataaactagGATGGTTAGGGCGGAGAAAGAATGAGAGGACGCGTCGGCGAGGATGGAGCTTGACAGGGGCGATGGCGTAGAGGTGGTGAGGAGGTTGAGATGGAGCTAGAGGTAGCGAGGAGGTACCAACAGCGTTGAGGCGGCAATGGCATAGAGGCAATAAGGAGGTCGGTGGTTGCGATGGAGTTGGAGGCAACTATGAGGTACCGACGGTGTTGAGGCGGCAGTGTTGAGGCACAGGCAGCCTTGGGCTAGAGAAGGGGGAGACGGCTGAGAGGTAAGCAAAAAATTACGCATCCCAGGTGGCTAGGCACTGTTGCTGGCCGATTAAGCAGGACGACGCCTAGGGGGGCCGACTAGGCCAAATTCACGGCGGCTAGAGGCCGCCTAGCGCCTCGCTGGTGCCTAGGCGGCACCTAAGAACATTGGTGTACCAATCTCTTCCTTTGCCAAGTTATTCCTTGTAGTGGTTGTCTCATTGAGTAGAGAAGGTGTAACTACAATCTTGAGTAGCTCCAAGGTTGGAACTcattgaaatgattttttttggggggaaggggggggggtGGTATTCGTTAGTGAAGAACCAATTGCAAAGGCAACAAGTTTGATGGAGGGGCCATGCTCAGGCAAGGAGCTGGTGATCCTGGAGCCATTCTGTATATTGGTTAAGCTAGTGATGGCGAGATCACTTTAAGGAGTGAATTAGGGGAGGAGGATTTAAGTTTGGTGAGGAAAGAGAGGATCTTCTGGACAGCCTCTTGCGTAACGGAAAGCCTGCAACTTTAATTGGAATCAACAAATTTAATCCCTAGGTTCACTTTAAAATGTTTGAGGACTTTGCTAAAGAAATTGATCTGGTCTATACCAGGAAGGATGAGTTAGACATAAATGAGACATGCTATTTTTGGTGAATTGAAAAGGTACACCTTAAGGTGGATTGGCTTTTGAGATTTGTAGGTGAAGATGATCCCACAGTTGTGGTTACTTGTGCCCTAACACAAGCTAGAGGAGTCCAACTCCATAATTGCTGGCTAAATCCTAGCTGTTGATCATAAATGAATTGCTCTGATCTTTGCCATCCATTTATATGAAAAGTCACATGCTAGTCACTGGACTACTCATTAAGCTAATAATACAAATAGTAGTTAAAACCTAATAACATAACTACTAATGATaagctaaaaagtaaaaaaataagaaaacaaaaatatttcttaatcaaGAATATGCTCTTGCATTGAGCCTGATCCTTTTAGTGGCTTTGTTGGACAAGGCTAAGTCCAGCCATTCAAGCAACCCGTGAGTAGTGAAACTTACAAGGAGATCATGTTTTGTTAAGTGCTTAGTTATTTGGATGGGAACTCTATTAGTCGATTTCTTTATAGGAGATATTAGCCATGGAGATTCATTGAATATGGATAGCTGTTGCATTGTAGGTATCGTATAAAATGGCGGATCCTTATAGGAGAGCTTGATCACCTTGCAGATTGAAAAATGGAGGTtactttgtttcatttttatttggataaattgtTATGAACTTCACAATAATGTGTGGAGAGCAACTGATAACCGAATAGTTGTAGCAGCAATCACATGTTATCCATATGTAATTGGAgcaataaaacataaaaacgTGTTTGGGGTTTTAAATAACAGCAATAACCATTGTATTAGTTCCGGCAGCGACAGCATGATTTGGTGGTGCAGTGAAA
This genomic stretch from Diospyros lotus cultivar Yz01 chromosome 1, ASM1463336v1, whole genome shotgun sequence harbors:
- the LOC127791997 gene encoding dolichyl-diphosphooligosaccharide--protein glycosyltransferase subunit 4A, encoding MIDDQDLGFFANFLGIFIFVLVIAYHFVMADPKYEGN